In the Hordeum vulgare subsp. vulgare chromosome 7H, MorexV3_pseudomolecules_assembly, whole genome shotgun sequence genome, one interval contains:
- the LOC123412452 gene encoding protein IRON-RELATED TRANSCRIPTION FACTOR 2-like has product MDLQQLMEHQLFDNGTVPRSMISPLEADNGFTNEPPSFQLPDLDLDFNINELSGPAPAKACWSGLVGSGSHKKLDHNAYERDRRMQLNQLYSTLRSLIPNADHTVNHSTVVVALAIMMKYLHIMTDVYLPIWCGMQKKLSIPTTVCQVLDYIPKLQKQVEDLEKRKQELTRAKCRERLQCLKESTCRIVSATPLDGNEIMVQVSLLSNMAASLPPSKCINIFENEGLHLISSSTFSTLEVNRTFYSFHFQV; this is encoded by the exons ATGGATCTGCAGCAATTAATGGAGCACCAACTGTTCGACAACGGCACCGTCCCGAGGAGCATGATCTCGCCGTTAGAGGCAGACAACGGTTTCACCAACGAGCCGCCGAGTTTCCAGTTACCGGACCTGGACCTTGACTTCAACATCAACGAGCTCTCCGGGCCGGCACCGGCGAAAGCGTGCTGGTCCGGCTTGGTTGGTTCCGGCTCTCACAAGAAGCTCGACCACAACGCGTACGAGCGCGACCGGCGGATGCAGCTCAATCAGCTCTACTCCACCCTCCGTTCTCTCATCCCCAACGCAGATCATACCGTAAATCATTC TACCGTAGTAGTAGCCCTAGCGATTATGATGAAATATTTACATATTATGACCGATGTGTATCTCCCTATATGGTGCGGCATGCAGAAGAAGCTGAGCATTCCGACGACGGTGTGTCAGGTCCTCGACTACATCCCCAAGCTGCAGAAGCAGGTCGAGGATCTGGAGAAGAGGAAACAGGAGCTCACTAGAGCCAAATGCAGAGAACGACTGCAGTGCCTTAAGGAGAGCACATGCCGTATTGTTTCAGCTACTCCTCTCGATGGCAACGAAATCATGGTCCAGGTTAGCCTATTGAGCAATATGGCTGCAAGTCTTCCTCCGTCCAAGTGCATAAACATATTTGAGAACGAAGGCCTTCACCTCATCAGTTCATCGACTTTCTCCACCTTAGAGGTCAATAGAACATTTTACAGCTTCCACTTTCAGGTATGA